A portion of the Krasilnikovia cinnamomea genome contains these proteins:
- a CDS encoding sulfotransferase domain-containing protein, whose protein sequence is MPLPDFLIAGVPKAGTTALHAALERHPQLYLSRPKEPKFFLTDGPPPRIGGPGDKQTYQEHIWRQEDYERLFVPAPRGTLRGEATPFYLYDPATHLRIHALVPDVRIILMLRDPVDRAHSNWTHLWIAGLEPEADFVTACRLEEQRRAAGWADFWHYIGLGRYGEQVRHLFEVFDREQVLLLRYRDLREQPAATLDQVCAFLGVRTGLLTEVPRENVNRHVVEDTRFNAALRGLLRFGGNVGHVFPLPVRKSFRGPLLTVLHRRKGRRPRPTRQERAALLPYFADDLALLQDVTGRSYADWLSLDPAQSQAGTSRP, encoded by the coding sequence GCACGCCGCGCTGGAGCGGCACCCGCAGCTCTACCTGTCGCGCCCGAAGGAGCCGAAGTTCTTCCTCACCGACGGACCGCCGCCGCGCATCGGGGGCCCGGGCGACAAGCAGACGTACCAGGAACACATCTGGCGACAGGAGGACTACGAGCGGTTGTTCGTGCCCGCGCCGCGCGGCACCCTGCGCGGCGAGGCCACCCCGTTCTATCTGTACGACCCGGCCACCCACCTGCGGATCCACGCACTGGTCCCGGACGTACGGATCATCCTCATGCTGCGTGATCCCGTGGACCGGGCGCACTCCAACTGGACCCACCTGTGGATCGCGGGCCTGGAGCCGGAAGCGGACTTCGTCACCGCCTGCCGCCTGGAGGAGCAGCGCCGCGCCGCCGGCTGGGCCGACTTCTGGCACTACATCGGCCTCGGCAGGTACGGCGAGCAGGTGCGCCACCTGTTCGAGGTCTTCGACCGGGAGCAGGTGCTCCTGCTGCGCTACCGGGACCTGCGCGAGCAGCCCGCCGCCACCCTCGACCAGGTATGCGCGTTCCTTGGGGTAAGGACCGGCCTGCTCACGGAGGTGCCACGGGAGAACGTGAATCGGCACGTGGTCGAGGACACCAGGTTCAACGCCGCCCTGCGCGGCCTGTTGCGCTTCGGCGGGAACGTCGGGCACGTCTTCCCGTTGCCGGTCCGCAAGTCCTTCCGCGGCCCCCTGCTCACGGTGCTGCACCGCCGCAAGGGTCGCCGGCCCCGGCCCACCCGCCAGGAGCGGGCCGCGCTGCTGCCCTACTTCGCCGACGACCTGGCGCTGCTGCAGGACGTCACCGGCCGGTCGTACGCCGACTGGCTCTCGCTCGACCCCGCCCAATCCCAGGCCGGAACTTCCCGACCCTGA